A region from the Paraburkholderia youngii genome encodes:
- a CDS encoding YhdP family phospholipid transporter → MSERNESADPQAPSQVRHVSGSDHIVLRRTLRVLATLALVLYFIAGGVFLGLRYVVLPRVDMFRPRIEAAVSDKLGTQFTIGRLAPHWSGFQPGIDVTNLVIRDHDGQPALTIPHATATVSWRSLWEFHPALSSLIVDQPDVLVSRSDDGVLSVAGVPVPTRHSGNDALSTWLLRQQAIVVRGGVLRWRDATRHEPELALRDIRIAILNDGRDHRMALQAPPDGSVLKGPLDFRTHFRHAPLSAIGKPINWSGQVYMSTGPVDLPTLARYVEFPIETFAGRIDNAIWIDFSEGRMNQATGQLNGNDVAMRVRPTQPKLLVPIAHFLWRVEADDGEYRLQLSDLRAELGQPPLEDGTPLTRILRFRTLDSRYRTASQQHGQLLSISGDRVDLGILAEFSRALPLPRHFLNELVRINPRGLVANYVIEVERDKPESGEVGSDHRPTGAEPIERYRFKGDLQGISFAAQEPGPGLTPRGHPRAGIPGIENLWGTVDADERGGRANLDTSNVAITLPGVFDDPRLTLARLRGRAEWTMGKKAPGDTRPAFAVKLNDFSVSNPDVEASATASYSNPGHGRGSLDLKADFQRAQVTRIARYLPTAVSEKLRIYLGHGLQAGVSRGGTIEVHGDLTKFPYARDPDAGLFHIVAPFTGGKFDPTPFPPRNMRNGTPNVWPPLDGINGVFELKQNVLRFDIDRGRYKRVALTGVNGRIDDLGTKGSNLTIQGNGRGPLADMLDYVNRSSLGIMARHQTEKIRAEGPASLALKLTIPRTPKPHVGVEGALGFLNNRLSVSNAPPLSRLNGRVHFTERTAEVERLSGQFLGGDVHANGGLRQDGTYALALNGHVAVDAARELHPPGAAAQVLTHMSGSAPYALRVAGARGRLPQVSANSDLSGLALDFPAPFKKQAGTPMPLHFAVNPSTVPGEAGLERADLTLGPVAATYLLRYRPSAQPRTPPTVVRGAIGVNRAVELPSEGVVAAVDIKEFNADAWRALAAQLRAGAAGANGVNGGANGGNSATNASSATTPAAAPNPMLTQFLPNRFALHIDTLTLLKRHWDNVIVGASHMDRTWQANIASNQVSGHVSWLPGVTRESPGELQARFARVVIPSVADKDLLGPAMSAPALNMPSIDLVVNELIVHDRNVGRLEVEAHNYDENGVPVWQLDKLDVTNPTATLTATANWRTSTELPISADEATPRRTVFDFKLDIKDAGAMLERFGLPRTLKGGIGSIQGKAVWQGGPTTIDYSTLNGNLALDLRHGQILKVDPGVATLLGVLSLQSLARIATLDFRDVLGEGLPFSSVTGTAQIHDGIARTDNFRMVTAPARAEMVGSVDIAQRTQNLHLHVIPTVSAGSAVIAATIINPLIGLGALVADIAFTHGVSHVFARDYAITGSWSKPQVQRVTGERGKIDAPASTVEAH, encoded by the coding sequence ATGTCCGAGCGAAACGAATCCGCCGACCCGCAAGCCCCATCGCAGGTCCGGCACGTGAGCGGAAGCGACCACATCGTGTTGCGTCGGACGTTGCGCGTGCTCGCCACGCTCGCACTCGTCCTCTATTTCATCGCGGGCGGAGTGTTTCTGGGTTTGCGCTACGTGGTGCTGCCGCGCGTCGACATGTTCCGGCCGCGCATCGAAGCCGCAGTCTCCGACAAGCTGGGCACCCAATTCACGATCGGCCGGCTCGCGCCGCACTGGAGCGGCTTCCAGCCTGGGATCGACGTCACCAACCTCGTCATCCGCGATCACGACGGCCAACCCGCGCTCACGATTCCGCACGCCACCGCGACGGTATCCTGGCGCTCGCTATGGGAGTTTCATCCGGCGCTGTCGAGCCTGATCGTCGACCAGCCGGACGTGCTGGTGTCGCGCAGCGACGACGGCGTGCTGTCGGTCGCGGGCGTGCCGGTACCGACGCGCCACAGCGGCAACGACGCGCTGTCCACCTGGTTGTTGCGTCAGCAGGCGATCGTCGTGCGCGGCGGCGTGCTGCGCTGGCGCGACGCGACCCGCCACGAGCCCGAACTGGCGCTGCGCGATATCCGCATCGCGATCCTCAATGACGGCCGCGACCACCGCATGGCGCTGCAGGCGCCGCCCGACGGCAGCGTGCTGAAAGGCCCGCTCGACTTCCGCACGCACTTTCGCCACGCGCCGCTCTCCGCGATCGGCAAGCCGATCAACTGGAGCGGCCAGGTGTATATGTCGACGGGCCCGGTCGATCTGCCAACCCTTGCGCGCTACGTCGAATTCCCGATCGAGACGTTCGCCGGCCGCATCGACAATGCAATCTGGATCGACTTCAGCGAAGGCCGCATGAACCAGGCGACCGGCCAGTTGAACGGCAACGACGTCGCGATGCGGGTGCGCCCGACCCAGCCAAAGCTGCTCGTGCCGATCGCCCACTTTCTGTGGCGCGTCGAGGCAGACGACGGCGAGTACCGGCTGCAGTTGTCGGACCTGCGTGCCGAGCTCGGCCAGCCGCCGCTCGAAGACGGCACGCCGCTCACGCGCATCCTGCGCTTCCGGACCCTCGACAGCCGCTACCGGACCGCGTCGCAGCAGCACGGGCAGCTTTTGAGCATCAGCGGCGATCGCGTCGATCTCGGCATCCTCGCCGAATTCAGCCGCGCGCTGCCGTTGCCGCGGCACTTTCTGAACGAACTCGTGCGCATCAATCCGCGCGGGCTGGTCGCGAACTACGTGATCGAGGTCGAGCGCGACAAACCGGAATCCGGAGAAGTGGGCAGCGACCATCGGCCGACGGGTGCAGAGCCGATCGAGCGTTATCGCTTCAAGGGCGATCTGCAGGGCATCAGCTTCGCCGCCCAGGAGCCGGGGCCTGGCCTGACCCCGCGCGGCCACCCGCGCGCCGGCATTCCCGGCATCGAGAACCTGTGGGGCACCGTCGACGCCGACGAAAGAGGCGGCCGCGCGAACCTCGATACGTCCAACGTGGCGATCACGCTGCCAGGCGTGTTCGACGATCCGCGTCTGACGCTCGCGCGTCTGCGCGGCCGCGCCGAGTGGACGATGGGCAAGAAGGCACCCGGCGACACGCGTCCCGCGTTCGCGGTCAAGCTCAACGATTTCAGCGTATCGAACCCCGACGTCGAGGCAAGCGCGACCGCGAGCTACAGCAATCCCGGCCACGGCCGCGGCTCGCTCGACCTGAAAGCCGACTTCCAGCGCGCGCAGGTGACCCGTATCGCCCGCTATCTGCCGACCGCGGTCAGCGAAAAGCTGCGCATTTACCTGGGCCACGGCCTGCAGGCTGGCGTGTCGCGCGGCGGCACGATCGAAGTGCACGGCGACCTGACCAAGTTCCCCTATGCGCGCGACCCCGACGCAGGCCTCTTTCACATCGTCGCGCCGTTCACCGGCGGCAAGTTCGATCCGACGCCGTTCCCGCCGCGCAACATGCGCAACGGCACGCCAAACGTTTGGCCGCCGCTCGACGGCATCAACGGCGTGTTCGAACTCAAGCAGAACGTGCTGCGCTTCGACATCGACCGCGGCCGTTACAAGCGCGTCGCGCTGACCGGCGTGAACGGCCGCATCGACGACCTCGGCACCAAAGGCTCGAACCTCACCATCCAGGGCAACGGCCGCGGCCCGCTCGCCGACATGCTCGACTACGTGAACCGCAGCTCACTCGGCATCATGGCGCGGCATCAGACCGAAAAGATTCGCGCGGAAGGGCCCGCGTCCCTCGCGCTGAAGCTGACGATCCCGCGTACGCCGAAGCCGCATGTCGGCGTCGAAGGCGCGCTAGGCTTCCTCAACAATCGCCTGAGCGTGAGCAATGCGCCGCCGCTGTCGCGGCTGAACGGCCGGGTGCACTTCACCGAACGAACGGCCGAGGTCGAGCGGCTCTCCGGACAGTTCCTTGGCGGCGACGTGCATGCGAACGGCGGCTTGCGGCAAGACGGCACATACGCGCTCGCGCTCAACGGCCACGTCGCCGTCGATGCCGCGCGCGAGCTGCATCCCCCCGGCGCGGCCGCGCAGGTGCTCACGCATATGAGCGGCAGCGCGCCTTATGCGTTGCGCGTCGCCGGCGCGAGGGGTCGCCTGCCGCAGGTCAGCGCCAACTCGGACCTGAGCGGCCTCGCGCTCGATTTTCCAGCGCCGTTCAAGAAGCAGGCCGGCACACCGATGCCGCTGCATTTCGCGGTCAATCCGTCGACGGTGCCGGGCGAAGCCGGCCTCGAACGCGCCGACCTGACGCTGGGGCCGGTCGCCGCCACGTATCTGCTGCGCTATCGGCCGAGCGCGCAGCCGCGTACGCCACCGACCGTCGTGCGTGGCGCGATCGGCGTGAACCGGGCGGTCGAGCTGCCGTCCGAGGGCGTGGTCGCCGCGGTGGACATCAAGGAGTTCAACGCGGATGCCTGGCGCGCGCTCGCCGCGCAGTTGCGCGCGGGCGCGGCCGGCGCGAATGGCGTGAACGGCGGCGCGAACGGCGGCAATAGCGCAACCAACGCCAGCAGCGCGACCACCCCCGCCGCCGCGCCGAATCCGATGCTCACGCAGTTCCTGCCGAACCGCTTCGCGCTGCACATCGACACGCTGACGCTTCTCAAGCGTCACTGGGACAACGTGATCGTCGGCGCGTCGCACATGGACCGCACGTGGCAGGCGAACATCGCGTCGAATCAGGTGTCCGGCCACGTGTCGTGGCTGCCGGGCGTGACCCGCGAATCGCCGGGAGAACTGCAGGCGCGCTTCGCACGCGTCGTGATTCCATCGGTCGCGGACAAGGACCTGCTCGGCCCGGCGATGTCGGCGCCCGCGCTGAACATGCCGTCGATCGATCTGGTCGTCAACGAGCTGATTGTGCACGACCGCAACGTCGGCCGGCTCGAGGTCGAAGCGCACAACTACGACGAGAACGGCGTGCCGGTGTGGCAGCTCGACAAGCTCGACGTGACGAACCCTACCGCGACGCTCACCGCGACCGCGAACTGGCGCACCTCGACCGAACTGCCCATCTCGGCCGACGAGGCCACGCCGCGCCGCACCGTGTTCGATTTCAAGCTCGACATCAAGGACGCTGGCGCGATGCTCGAGCGCTTCGGTCTGCCGAGAACGCTCAAGGGCGGCATCGGCTCTATCCAGGGCAAGGCCGTGTGGCAGGGCGGCCCGACCACGATCGACTATTCGACGCTGAACGGCAACCTCGCGCTCGATCTGCGCCACGGCCAGATCCTGAAGGTCGATCCAGGCGTCGCAACGCTGCTCGGCGTGCTGAGCCTGCAAAGCCTCGCGCGCATCGCCACGCTCGATTTTCGCGACGTGCTCGGCGAGGGCCTGCCGTTCTCGAGCGTGACCGGTACCGCGCAGATTCATGACGGCATCGCCCGCACCGACAACTTCAGGATGGTGACCGCGCCGGCCCGCGCCGAAATGGTGGGCTCGGTCGACATCGCGCAGAGAACCCAGAACCTGCACCTGCACGTGATACCGACCGTCAGCGCCGGCTCCGCGGTGATCGCCGCGACGATCATCAATCCGCTGATCGGCCTCGGCGCGCTGGTCGCCGATATCGCCTTCACACATGGGGTGTCGCACGTGTTCGCGCGCGACTACGCGATCACCGGTTCGTGGTCCAAACCGCAGGTTCAGCGGGTGACGGGCGAACGGGGTAAGATTGACGCTCCGGCTTCGACCGTGGAAGCGCACTGA
- a CDS encoding carbon-nitrogen hydrolase family protein: MSETHVTSSASAATSGSVASPFRVAALQMVSTPDRDRNLADAERLIAEAAADGAQLVLLPEYFCFMGFKDTDKLAVREPHRDGPIQRFLADAARRHRLWVIGGTLPLNAPEASRVLNTTLVFDPLGNEAARYDKIHLFNFEKGDESFDEARTIRPGTSVQSFEAPFGRVGLSVCYDLRFPELYRRMGDCALIVVPSAFTYTTGRAHWELLLRTRAIENQCYVLAAAQGGKHENGRRTWGHSMLIDPWGEIVAVRDEGAGVVAGNLERARIDEVRQSLPAWRHRVLT; this comes from the coding sequence ATGAGCGAAACACACGTCACATCATCCGCATCCGCCGCAACGTCCGGCTCTGTCGCCAGCCCCTTTCGGGTCGCCGCGCTGCAGATGGTCAGCACGCCGGATCGCGATCGCAATCTCGCCGACGCAGAGCGCCTGATCGCCGAAGCCGCCGCCGACGGCGCGCAGCTCGTGCTGCTCCCCGAGTATTTCTGTTTCATGGGCTTCAAGGACACCGACAAGCTCGCCGTGCGCGAGCCGCATCGGGATGGCCCGATCCAGCGCTTTCTGGCCGACGCCGCGCGCCGCCACCGGCTCTGGGTGATCGGCGGCACCCTGCCGCTGAATGCGCCGGAGGCGTCGCGCGTGCTGAACACGACGCTGGTGTTCGACCCGCTCGGCAACGAAGCCGCGCGCTACGACAAGATCCACCTGTTCAACTTCGAAAAAGGCGATGAATCGTTCGACGAAGCTCGCACGATCCGGCCCGGCACCTCGGTGCAAAGCTTCGAGGCGCCATTCGGCCGGGTCGGCCTGTCGGTCTGCTACGATCTGCGCTTTCCCGAGCTGTACCGGCGCATGGGCGACTGCGCGCTGATCGTGGTGCCGTCCGCGTTTACCTACACGACCGGCCGCGCGCATTGGGAGCTGCTGCTGCGCACCCGCGCGATCGAAAACCAGTGCTATGTGCTCGCCGCGGCGCAGGGCGGCAAACATGAAAACGGCCGCCGCACCTGGGGCCACAGCATGCTGATCGACCCGTGGGGCGAGATCGTCGCGGTGCGCGACGAGGGCGCCGGCGTGGTCGCGGGCAACCTCGAACGCGCGCGCATCGACGAAGTGCGGCAGAGCCTGCCGGCATGGCGTCACCGCGTGCTGACCTGA
- the glnE gene encoding bifunctional [glutamate--ammonia ligase]-adenylyl-L-tyrosine phosphorylase/[glutamate--ammonia-ligase] adenylyltransferase, producing the protein MMTDATLLSSSYSHYAARAAAARPQLVAHVSALADEPLTRERIDARLDALCAEAAGPAGAPVNEDALKRALRQLRTEVFCAVMERDLAGEADIAEVTGAMTDLAETTIQRALTVLSAELEALYGEPRDQQGERLTLGVVGMGKLGGRELNVSSDIDLIFVYEDDGETTGGQRSPLATQEFFTRLGKRLIGALAEVTADGYVFRVDMRLRPNGDSGPLVCSLGMLEEYFYVQGREWERYAWIKGRLVSEGASAAAQRLQKQLDAIVTPFVYRRYLDFGVISAIRALHLQIRQEAQRRASMRPDKADDIKLGRGGIREIEFSAQVFQLIRGGQDAGFRVRPTLAVLRHAATHGLMDPSVCLKLSQAYRFLRELEHRLQYRNDAQTHAMPVDAEDRAALARAMGCDDYPELMTKLDAHREFVEQQFDQIFADKVGGRDGCGAPEDGAAAWVWSSALADDSADDALRARLIELGVAEPGELLARLQAVWRSSRYTGLNERSRQRFDIVAQRALEAARTLEPAGRRGDTVARLFDLLEAVSRRGAYLALLTEYPQALHQVLSVLGGSRWAAGYLIRHPQLLDELLDGEAINSPFDWPEFKRTLRLRLAAADGVEQQMDLLRHAHHAEVFRILLIDLAGKLSVEHVSDRLSELADAVLDVTIEAVWNQLPKRHRDVPRFAVIAYGKLGGKELGYASDLDLIFLYDDPDDAAADVYATFTRRLITWLTTATGAGTLFDIDLRLRPNGESGLLVTDLDAFRRYQLREGDAANTAWVWEHQALTRARYCAGDREIGAKFEAIREQVLTTPREAPPLAKEIVEMRARVEAGHPNQTPALFDLKHDRGGMVDIEFTVQYWVLLHAARDPELIRNTGNIALLREVSRFGLMSEAEAETVGAAYRRYRKLQHTLRLDGMEKARVDPALVAAEREAVLALWKRVFG; encoded by the coding sequence TTGATGACTGACGCAACCCTCCTGAGTTCCAGCTATTCGCACTATGCCGCGCGCGCCGCCGCTGCCCGCCCGCAACTGGTCGCGCATGTCAGCGCGCTGGCCGACGAACCGCTGACGCGCGAGCGCATCGACGCGCGTCTCGACGCACTGTGCGCCGAGGCGGCTGGCCCCGCCGGTGCGCCGGTCAACGAAGATGCGCTGAAACGCGCGCTGCGCCAGTTGCGCACCGAAGTATTCTGCGCGGTGATGGAGCGCGACCTGGCCGGCGAAGCCGATATCGCCGAAGTCACCGGCGCGATGACCGATCTCGCGGAAACGACGATCCAGCGCGCGCTGACGGTGTTGAGCGCCGAGCTGGAAGCGCTATATGGCGAGCCGCGCGACCAGCAGGGCGAGCGGCTCACGCTCGGCGTGGTCGGCATGGGCAAGCTCGGCGGGCGCGAGCTGAACGTGTCGTCGGATATCGATCTGATCTTCGTCTACGAGGACGATGGCGAGACCACCGGCGGCCAGCGCTCGCCGCTCGCGACCCAGGAGTTCTTCACGCGGCTCGGCAAGCGGCTGATCGGCGCGCTCGCGGAAGTCACCGCCGACGGCTACGTGTTTCGTGTCGATATGCGTCTGCGGCCGAACGGCGATTCGGGCCCGCTCGTGTGCAGCCTCGGCATGCTCGAAGAGTATTTCTACGTGCAGGGCCGCGAGTGGGAGCGCTACGCGTGGATCAAGGGCCGGCTCGTGTCTGAGGGCGCAAGCGCCGCGGCGCAGCGGCTGCAGAAGCAGCTCGATGCGATCGTCACGCCGTTCGTCTATCGACGCTATCTGGATTTCGGCGTGATCAGCGCGATCCGCGCGCTGCATCTGCAGATCCGCCAGGAGGCGCAGCGCCGCGCGTCGATGCGCCCCGACAAGGCCGACGACATCAAGCTCGGCCGAGGCGGCATCCGTGAAATCGAGTTTAGCGCGCAGGTGTTCCAGCTGATCCGCGGCGGCCAGGACGCCGGCTTTCGCGTGCGGCCGACGCTCGCCGTGCTGCGCCATGCGGCCACGCATGGGTTGATGGACCCGTCGGTGTGCCTGAAGCTGTCGCAGGCGTATCGCTTTCTGCGCGAGCTCGAACATCGTCTGCAATACCGCAACGACGCGCAGACTCATGCGATGCCCGTCGATGCCGAAGACCGCGCGGCGCTCGCGCGCGCGATGGGCTGCGACGACTACCCGGAATTGATGACTAAGCTCGACGCGCATCGCGAGTTCGTCGAACAGCAGTTCGACCAGATTTTCGCCGACAAGGTGGGCGGCCGCGACGGCTGCGGCGCGCCCGAGGACGGCGCGGCCGCGTGGGTGTGGAGCAGTGCGCTCGCCGACGATAGCGCTGACGACGCGCTGCGCGCGCGCCTCATCGAACTCGGTGTGGCCGAACCCGGCGAGTTGCTCGCGCGGCTGCAGGCGGTGTGGCGCTCGTCGCGCTACACGGGCCTGAACGAGCGCAGCCGGCAGCGCTTCGACATCGTCGCGCAGCGCGCGCTCGAAGCCGCGCGCACGCTGGAGCCGGCCGGCCGGCGCGGCGATACGGTCGCGCGCCTGTTCGATCTGCTCGAAGCGGTGAGCCGGCGCGGCGCGTATCTGGCGCTCTTGACCGAGTATCCGCAGGCGCTGCATCAGGTGCTGTCGGTGCTGGGCGGCTCGCGCTGGGCGGCCGGCTATCTGATCCGCCATCCGCAACTGCTCGACGAACTGCTCGACGGCGAGGCGATCAACAGCCCGTTCGACTGGCCCGAATTCAAGCGTACGTTGCGTTTGCGGCTCGCCGCCGCCGACGGCGTCGAGCAGCAGATGGATCTGCTGCGCCACGCGCATCATGCCGAGGTGTTCCGCATTCTGCTGATCGATCTTGCCGGCAAGCTGTCCGTCGAGCACGTCAGCGACCGACTGTCCGAGCTCGCCGACGCGGTGCTCGACGTGACGATCGAAGCCGTGTGGAATCAATTGCCCAAACGTCACCGCGACGTGCCGCGCTTCGCGGTGATCGCCTACGGCAAGCTCGGCGGCAAGGAGCTCGGCTACGCGTCGGACCTCGACCTGATCTTCCTGTATGACGATCCCGACGATGCCGCGGCCGACGTCTACGCCACCTTCACGCGGCGCCTAATCACATGGCTGACCACCGCGACCGGCGCCGGCACCTTGTTCGACATCGATCTGCGGCTGCGGCCCAACGGCGAGTCGGGCCTGCTCGTCACCGATCTCGACGCGTTCCGCCGCTACCAGCTGCGCGAAGGCGACGCGGCGAATACCGCGTGGGTGTGGGAGCATCAGGCGCTGACGCGGGCCCGCTACTGTGCGGGCGATCGGGAGATCGGCGCGAAGTTCGAGGCGATCCGCGAACAGGTGCTGACGACACCGCGCGAAGCGCCGCCGCTCGCGAAAGAGATTGTCGAGATGCGCGCGCGTGTCGAAGCGGGTCACCCGAACCAGACGCCGGCGCTATTCGACCTGAAGCACGACCGCGGCGGCATGGTCGATATCGAGTTTACCGTGCAGTACTGGGTGCTGCTGCATGCGGCGCGCGATCCCGAACTGATCCGCAATACCGGCAATATCGCGCTGCTGCGCGAAGTGTCGCGTTTCGGGCTGATGAGCGAAGCGGAAGCCGAGACGGTCGGCGCTGCCTATCGGCGCTATCGCAAGCTGCAGCACACGCTGCGGCTCGATGGGATGGAGAAGGCGCGGGTCGATCCGGCGCTGGTCGCGGCCGAGCGCGAGGCGGTGCTGGCGTTGTGGAAGAGGGTGTTTGGGTAA
- the tldD gene encoding metalloprotease TldD, which translates to MNIIEPGIRNLAAAKDILLTPYGLDESLLTRTLAEIFTHRVDYADLYFQTTRSEAWSLEEGIVKSGSFSIDQGVGVRAVSGDRTAFAYSDDLSPEAIRQAAIATRAIAKAGGGKQKIKVASSLTGIAGRDLYLPSDPLHSLDATAKVKLLERIEQMARGRDPRIQQVMAGLAGEYDVVLVARSDGGFAADIRPLVRVSVTVIAEQNGRREIGSGGGGGRFDYGYFTDEVLSRYVDDAVHAALVNLDARPAPAGAMTVVLGPGWPGVLLHEAIGHGLEGDFNRKGSSAFAGRIGEQVAAKGVTVVDDGTLPNRRGSLNIDDEGNPTQCTTLIEDGILKGYIQDTLNARLMKMPVTGNARRESYAALPMPRMTNTYMLNGDKDPQEILASVKNGLYAVNFGGGQVDITNGKFVFSASEAYMIENGKITYPVKGATLIGSGPESLKYVTMIGNDMKLDSGVGVCGKEGQSVPVGVGQPTLRIEKMTVGGTA; encoded by the coding sequence ATGAACATCATCGAACCCGGTATCCGTAATCTCGCCGCCGCCAAGGACATCCTCCTCACGCCCTATGGCCTCGACGAGTCGCTGCTCACGCGCACGCTCGCCGAAATCTTCACGCACCGCGTCGACTACGCGGACCTGTACTTCCAGACCACCCGCAGCGAAGCGTGGAGTCTCGAGGAAGGCATCGTGAAATCGGGCAGCTTCAGCATCGACCAGGGCGTCGGCGTGCGTGCCGTGTCGGGCGACCGTACCGCGTTCGCCTACTCGGACGACCTGTCGCCCGAAGCGATCCGCCAGGCGGCCATCGCCACGCGCGCAATCGCCAAGGCGGGCGGCGGCAAGCAGAAGATCAAGGTGGCGTCGTCGCTGACCGGCATCGCCGGACGCGATCTGTACCTGCCGTCCGACCCGCTGCATTCGCTCGACGCCACCGCGAAGGTCAAGCTGCTCGAGCGCATCGAACAGATGGCGCGCGGCCGCGATCCGCGCATCCAGCAGGTGATGGCGGGCTTGGCCGGCGAATACGACGTGGTGCTGGTCGCACGCAGCGACGGCGGCTTCGCGGCCGACATCCGGCCGCTCGTGCGCGTGTCGGTCACCGTGATCGCCGAGCAGAACGGCCGCCGCGAAATCGGCAGCGGCGGCGGCGGCGGACGTTTCGACTACGGCTATTTCACCGATGAAGTGCTGTCGCGCTATGTCGACGATGCGGTGCACGCGGCCCTCGTCAATCTCGACGCGCGTCCGGCGCCGGCCGGCGCAATGACCGTCGTGCTCGGCCCGGGCTGGCCCGGCGTGCTGCTGCACGAAGCGATCGGTCACGGGCTCGAGGGCGACTTCAACCGCAAGGGCTCGTCGGCGTTCGCGGGACGCATCGGCGAACAGGTCGCCGCGAAGGGCGTCACCGTGGTCGACGACGGCACGCTGCCGAACCGCCGCGGCTCGCTCAATATCGACGACGAAGGCAATCCGACCCAGTGCACGACGCTGATCGAGGACGGCATCCTGAAGGGCTACATCCAGGACACGCTGAACGCGCGCCTGATGAAGATGCCGGTCACCGGCAACGCGCGGCGCGAATCGTACGCGGCGCTGCCAATGCCGCGCATGACCAACACGTACATGCTCAACGGCGACAAGGACCCGCAGGAAATCCTCGCGTCCGTGAAGAACGGCCTGTATGCGGTGAACTTCGGCGGCGGTCAGGTGGACATCACGAACGGCAAGTTCGTGTTCTCGGCCTCGGAGGCATACATGATCGAGAACGGCAAGATCACGTATCCGGTCAAGGGCGCGACGCTGATCGGCAGCGGCCCGGAATCGCTGAAGTACGTCACGATGATCGGCAACGACATGAAGCTCGATTCGGGCGTCGGCGTGTGCGGCAAGGAAGGCCAGAGCGTGCCGGTGGGCGTCGGTCAGCCGACGCTGCGCATCGAGAAGATGACGGTCGGCGGCACGGCCTGA
- a CDS encoding type II toxin-antitoxin system RelE/ParE family toxin: protein MEQEKEVRWLGSSYHDLLAFPNEARRLAGFQLHNIQSGLDPDDWKPFESIGAGTREIRIRDEDGIFRVMYVAKYAEALCVLHCFQKKTQKLGLRDRIIAETRYRAITHYRTTQP, encoded by the coding sequence ATGGAGCAGGAAAAAGAAGTTCGCTGGTTAGGCTCCAGCTACCATGATTTGCTTGCTTTTCCCAACGAAGCGCGTCGTCTCGCTGGGTTTCAGCTTCACAATATTCAGTCAGGACTCGACCCTGACGACTGGAAACCGTTCGAGTCTATCGGCGCGGGAACTCGCGAAATTCGCATCAGAGACGAGGACGGTATTTTTCGCGTGATGTACGTGGCCAAATATGCCGAAGCGCTGTGCGTGCTGCATTGCTTTCAGAAGAAAACGCAGAAGCTCGGACTGCGCGACAGAATAATTGCCGAAACGCGCTATCGCGCCATCACTCATTACAGGACCACCCAGCCATGA
- the aroG gene encoding 3-deoxy-7-phosphoheptulonate synthase AroG, translating into MPPHNTDDVRIRELKELTPPAHLIREFACDETVSNVIYESRTAMHRILHGMDDRLIVVIGPCSIHDPKAAIEYAGRLIEQRKRFAGELEVVMRVYFEKPRTTVGWKGLINDPHMDNSFKINEGLRTARELLLRINELGLPAGTEYLDMISPQYIADLISWGAIGARTTESQVHRELASGLSCPVGFKNGTDGNVKIAVDAIKAASQPHHFLSVTKGGHSAIVSTAGNEDCHVILRGGKTPNYDADSVNAACADIGKAGLAARLMIDASHANSSKKHENQIPVCADVGRQIAAGDERIVGVMVESHLVAGRQDLKEGCQLTYGQSITDACIGWDESVAVLEGLAEAVKQRRVARGSGN; encoded by the coding sequence ATGCCCCCGCACAATACCGACGATGTCCGCATCCGCGAATTGAAGGAACTCACGCCGCCCGCTCACCTGATCCGCGAGTTTGCTTGCGACGAGACGGTGTCCAACGTGATCTACGAATCGCGCACCGCAATGCATCGCATTCTGCACGGCATGGACGACCGTCTGATCGTCGTGATCGGCCCGTGCTCGATTCACGATCCGAAGGCCGCCATCGAATACGCGGGACGTCTGATCGAGCAGCGCAAGCGCTTTGCCGGCGAACTCGAAGTCGTGATGCGCGTGTACTTCGAAAAGCCGCGCACGACGGTGGGCTGGAAGGGTCTCATCAACGACCCGCACATGGACAACAGCTTCAAGATCAACGAAGGCCTGCGCACCGCGCGCGAGCTGCTGCTGCGGATCAACGAACTCGGTCTGCCCGCCGGCACCGAGTACCTCGATATGATCAGCCCGCAGTACATCGCAGATCTGATCTCGTGGGGGGCGATCGGCGCGCGCACGACCGAATCGCAGGTGCATCGCGAGCTGGCTTCGGGACTGTCGTGCCCGGTCGGCTTCAAGAACGGCACGGACGGCAACGTGAAGATCGCCGTCGACGCAATCAAGGCCGCCTCGCAGCCGCACCACTTCCTGTCGGTCACCAAGGGCGGGCACTCGGCGATCGTATCGACCGCGGGCAATGAGGACTGCCACGTCATTCTGCGCGGCGGCAAAACGCCGAACTACGACGCCGACAGCGTCAATGCGGCCTGCGCGGACATCGGCAAGGCGGGTCTCGCCGCGCGTCTGATGATCGATGCCAGCCATGCGAACAGCTCGAAAAAGCACGAAAACCAGATTCCGGTGTGCGCGGACGTCGGCCGTCAGATCGCCGCGGGTGACGAGCGCATCGTTGGCGTGATGGTGGAGTCGCACCTCGTCGCGGGTCGCCAGGATCTGAAGGAAGGCTGCCAGCTCACGTACGGCCAGAGCATTACCGATGCATGCATTGGCTGGGACGAAAGCGTCGCCGTGCTCGAAGGCCTTGCCGAAGCGGTCAAGCAACGCCGCGTCGCGCGCGGCAGCGGCAACTGA